In a genomic window of Theropithecus gelada isolate Dixy chromosome 15, Tgel_1.0, whole genome shotgun sequence:
- the BRD3OS gene encoding putative uncharacterized protein BRD3OS, translating into MSGRVPLAEKALSEGYARLRYRDTSLLIWQQQQQKLESVPPGTYLSRSRSMWYSQYGNEAILVRDKNKLEVSRDTGQSKFCAIM; encoded by the coding sequence ATGAGTGGCCGCGTCCCCCTGGCAGAGAAGGCCTTGTCTGAAGGCTACGCCCGCCTCCGGTACAGGGACACCTCCTTGCTCATctggcagcagcaacagcagaagTTGGAGTCGGTGCCCCCCGGGACATACCTGAGCAGGAGCCGAAGCATGTGGTACTCACAGTATGGAAATGAGGCCATCTTGGTCCGAGACAAAAACAAGCTCGAGGTCTCCAGGGACACAGGGCAGTCCAAGTTTTGCGCAATCATGTAA